Proteins encoded within one genomic window of Tigriopus californicus strain San Diego chromosome 12, Tcal_SD_v2.1, whole genome shotgun sequence:
- the LOC131892199 gene encoding uncharacterized protein K02A2.6-like: protein MGKIVSDLAHNISGDLNVENMCTLAWKDNDYLALHWAVLGGFEGELAQHTYLCLFTKMREELMINGDLVLRNCWIVIPPTAVKGVLRHLHSLHQGTEKTKRLARQTVFWPGLTNDIATTIQTCTKCQYYWPSAIAEPLVQDTVSTIEKVTSDLFMFGSHHYLVYADRYSGYPLLSRFSSSPSSSDLIKEFRFYFSLMGTPNILRSDNGPQYRSSLFLDLLRDWGVQRPCRGHSENY from the coding sequence ATGGGGAAAATTGTCTCGGATTTGGCCCACAATATATCCGGGGACCTCAACGTCGAGAATATGTGTACTTTGGCTTGGAAGGACAACGATTACCTCGCCCTACATTGGGCCGTGTTGGGGGGATTTGAAGGCGAACTGGCACAACACACCTACCTTTGCCTCTTCACAAAGATGAGAGAGGAGCTAATGATCAACGGCGACCTTGTGCTTCGTAATTGCTGGATTGTTATCCCTCCAACGGCTGTCAAGGGCGTACTCCGCCATCTCCATTCCTTACATCAGGGAACCGAGAAAACAAAACGACTAGCCCGCCAGACTGTTTTCTGGCCAGGACTAACTAATGACATTGCCACCACCATTCAAACCTGCACCAAATGTCAATACTATTGGCCAAGTGCGATAGCGGAACCACTCGTCCAAGACACCGTCTCGACTATTGAGAAGGTGACCAGCGACCTTTTCATGTTTGGCTCTCACCATTATCTGGTTTACGCGGACCGTTACTCCGGCTATCCCCTCTTATCCCGATTTTCCTCCAGTCCTTCCTCATCTGATCTCATCAAGGAATTTCGCTTCTACTTTTCTCTTATGGGGACCCCGAACATCCTTCGGAGCGACAATGGCCCACAGTACCGCTCCAGTCTTTTCCTTGACCTCCTGCGCGATTGGGGCGTACAACGGCCATGCCGAGGTCACAGTGAAAATTATTAA
- the LOC131891407 gene encoding uncharacterized protein LOC131891407 isoform X1 produces MDSRQLFLVALAISIGALLVAFFKNAPTEEMNYEGFMETDPEYEYNHVDPSLVDYYTNTVDEIMFKMSIMQDHDGAEKRPDWKEMTDMIRAQNMAFKASGSQFYCKPNSLLFFPTLPEESSAFFESQKCNKHNAIFNDWEERGEVIVRQLPPNEDPKEYVDRLMKIGNAPPSEFHAPKGTFSGGQIGPSMVYAAMDDIKGASVRQKSPNLVVSTYKSSADNKDEPDLSPDIEHWTCFEGAKSIADSNDSQPKEKSEQYHSKTDNTGSDATLVELVSLETDGEEKLKALIATFGVVVSSVSIGADGSYLNRMFKSYGGGIFDYCQTGGSEALDSEHEVVIVGYGISEGTKYWEVRNTWGADWGESGLFKIKRGVNCNRIEENVSLPLAKTLARPLRAPILGFSPQWPPYLAILSSAIVFCCAFVIYMYYLCKKEPEGYKNVSKYEFENAVQE; encoded by the exons ATGGACTCACGACAACTCTTCCTCGTAGCCTTGGCCATATCTATCG GCGCGCTTCTCGTTGCATTCTTTAAAAATGCACCCACAGAGGAGATGAACTATGAGGGGTTCATGGAGACCGATCCCGAATATGAGTACAATCATGTTGATCCCAGCCTTGTGGACTATTATACAAACACCGTGGATGAGATCATGTTTAAGATGTCGATTATGCAAGACCATGATGGTGCAGAAAAGAGGCCGGATTGGAAAGAGATGACTGATATGATCAGGGCTCAAAATATGGCGTTTAAAGCCAGTGGGTCTCAATTTTATTGCAAGCCAAATTCGTTATTGTTCTTTCCAACCTTACCCGAGGAATCATCTGCTTTCTTCGAAAGCCAAAAGTGCAACAAACATAACG CAATATTTAATGATTGGGAGGAGCGAGGGGAAGTCATTGTCCGTCAACTTCCTCCAAACGAAGACCCCAAAGAGTACGTGGATCGTCTTATGAAGATAGGCAACGCTCCACCCTCTGAGTTTCATGCTCCCAAAGGGACATTTAGCGGAGGCCAAATAGGTCCATCCATGGTTTATGCTGCAATGGACGATATTAAAGGGGCTTCTGTCCGGCAAAAGTCACCGAATTTGGTTGTTTCAACTTACAAGAGCTCTGCTGACAACAA GGATGAGCCTGATCTTAGCCCTGATATTGAACATTGGACGTGCTTCGAAGGAGCTAAGAGTATCGCAGATTCGAATGATTCCCAACCAAAGGAAAAATCTGAGCAATATCACTCAAAGACAGACAACACCGGATCGGATGCCACG CTCGTGGAATTGGTTTCCCTTGAGACTGATGGAGAGGAGAAACTGAAAGCCTTGATTGCGACGTTTGGCGTTGTGGTGTCGAGCGTTTCCATTGGAGCAGATGGATCCTACCTGAATAGAATGTTCAAGAGTTATGGCGGCGGGATCTTCGATTATTGCCA AACGGGCGGCTCAGAGGCGTTAGATTCTGAGCATGAAGTGGTCATTGTTGGATATGGAATTTCCGAGGGAACGAAGTATTGGGAAGTGAGAAATACCTGGGGTGCCGATTGGGGGGAGAGTGGTCTCTTTAAAATCAAGCGAGGAGTCAACTGCAACCGTATTGAAGAA AATGTTTCGCTACCACTTGCTAAAACTTTGGCCAGACCTTTGAGAGCCCCCATACTGGGCTTTAGCCCACAATGGCCACCTTACTTGGCGATTCTTTCTAGTGCAATTGTTTTCTGCTGTGCGTTTGTAATATATATGTACTATTTGTGCAAGAAGGAACCAGAAGGTTACAAAAACGTTTCGAAAtacgaatttgaaaatgctgtGCAAGAGTAA
- the LOC131891407 gene encoding uncharacterized protein LOC131891407 isoform X2 yields MDSRQLFLVALAISIGALLVAFFKNAPTEEMNYEGFMETDPEYEYNHVDPSLVDYYTNTVDEIMFKMSIMQDHDGAEKRPDWKEMTDMIRAQNMAFKASGSQFYCKPNSLLFFPTLPEESSAFFESQKCNKHNAIFNDWEERGEVIVRQLPPNEDPKEYVDRLMKIGNAPPSEFHAPKGTFSGGQIGPSMVYAAMDDIKGASVRQKSPNLVVSTYKSSADNKDEPDLSPDIEHWTCFEGAKSIADSNDSQPKEKSEQYHSKTDNTGSDATLVELVSLETDGEEKLKALIATFGVVVSSVSIGADGSYLNRMFKSYGGGIFDYCHETLVNGFRSRTFPPLRLSEVPSFLACRTISC; encoded by the exons ATGGACTCACGACAACTCTTCCTCGTAGCCTTGGCCATATCTATCG GCGCGCTTCTCGTTGCATTCTTTAAAAATGCACCCACAGAGGAGATGAACTATGAGGGGTTCATGGAGACCGATCCCGAATATGAGTACAATCATGTTGATCCCAGCCTTGTGGACTATTATACAAACACCGTGGATGAGATCATGTTTAAGATGTCGATTATGCAAGACCATGATGGTGCAGAAAAGAGGCCGGATTGGAAAGAGATGACTGATATGATCAGGGCTCAAAATATGGCGTTTAAAGCCAGTGGGTCTCAATTTTATTGCAAGCCAAATTCGTTATTGTTCTTTCCAACCTTACCCGAGGAATCATCTGCTTTCTTCGAAAGCCAAAAGTGCAACAAACATAACG CAATATTTAATGATTGGGAGGAGCGAGGGGAAGTCATTGTCCGTCAACTTCCTCCAAACGAAGACCCCAAAGAGTACGTGGATCGTCTTATGAAGATAGGCAACGCTCCACCCTCTGAGTTTCATGCTCCCAAAGGGACATTTAGCGGAGGCCAAATAGGTCCATCCATGGTTTATGCTGCAATGGACGATATTAAAGGGGCTTCTGTCCGGCAAAAGTCACCGAATTTGGTTGTTTCAACTTACAAGAGCTCTGCTGACAACAA GGATGAGCCTGATCTTAGCCCTGATATTGAACATTGGACGTGCTTCGAAGGAGCTAAGAGTATCGCAGATTCGAATGATTCCCAACCAAAGGAAAAATCTGAGCAATATCACTCAAAGACAGACAACACCGGATCGGATGCCACG CTCGTGGAATTGGTTTCCCTTGAGACTGATGGAGAGGAGAAACTGAAAGCCTTGATTGCGACGTTTGGCGTTGTGGTGTCGAGCGTTTCCATTGGAGCAGATGGATCCTACCTGAATAGAATGTTCAAGAGTTATGGCGGCGGGATCTTCGATTATTGCCA CGAGACATTGGTCAATGGTTTTCGTTCTCGTACGTTTCCACCTTTGCGACTTTCCGAAGTCCCAAGCTTCCTTGCCTGCAGAACGATTTCTTGTTGA
- the LOC131891409 gene encoding uncharacterized protein LOC131891409 isoform X1, which produces MASYQLLSMLLALHFGVALAVNNEPNHLEDEWDFIDMDPDYEEKPINLETLQQYDNLDEDMYRSMMLENSWDRTDYEALTPEERAANLKESAKVIKAQNEAFRSNHSSFFCKPTALSILSQEAMAIRMKNQLGPNPEDSVEPFSYFLTSTNQQTPHKDILQRSEERLAKLKKKREKPLAEFHTPSRFLTPAKNQSDCGSCAIFATTAAMETGFLLKNRELTTVDLAEKTLLNCPVDVPGMRGCKGCVSISLPVEYLINHRGGNLPPEGIDPYIGKENPDQCLSEYYNVNVGAKVTDYCTYTNVGEENLKYLVASHGAVIVGMTFISEEAQNKFQNHGGGVFDTCLQKSDSVRSRHAVTIVGYGVSNDVPYWYVKNSWGPKWGEEDGYFKIKRGENCMAIENVAVVLGIAKVDTNTFSSQGTSETVNAFHSEL; this is translated from the exons ATGGCTTCGTATCAGCTCTTGTCCATGTTGTTGGCCCTTCACTTTG GCGTCGCACTTGCCGTGAACAACGAACCCAACCATTTGGAAGATGAATGGGATTTCATTGATATGGACCCCGACTATGAGGAAAAACCTATTAATCTTGAAACACTTCAACAATATGACAATTTAGATGAAGATATGTACAGAAGCATGATGCTCGAGAATAGCTGGGATCGCACTGACTATGAGGCCTTAACTCCAGAAGAAAGAGCGGCCAATTTAAAAGAATCTGCCAAAGTGATCAAAGCCCAGAACGAGGCGTTCAGAAGTAACCACTCGTCGTTTTTCTGCAAGCCCACTGCCCTGTCCATTTTGAGCCAAGAAGCCATGGCGATCCGCATGAAGAATCAATTGGGCCCAAACCCCGAAGACTCTGTTGAGCCATTCTCATATTTTCTAACGAGTACCAATCAACAAACGCCACACAAGGATATCCTTCAAAGGTCGGAGGAGCGCCTGgcaaaactcaaaaagaaaagggaaaaaccCCTTGCCGAGTTTCACACTCCCAGTCGCTTTTTGACTCCAGCAAAAAACCAAAGCGATTGCGGGTCTTGCGCCATTTTTGCCACAACGGCCGCGATGGAAACTGGTTTCTTGTTGAAGAACAGGGAACTAACCACCGTGGATTTGGCAGAAAAAACCCTCTTGAATTGCCCCGTTGACGT CCCTGGAATGAGAGGCTGCAAAGGCTGTGTTAGTATAAGTTTACCCGTTGAATATCTGATTAATCACCGAGGAGGCAACCTTCCCCCTGAGGGCATTGATCCATACATAGGAAAGGAAAATCCAGACCAATGTCTCTCCGAGTATTACAACGTCAATGTGGGGGCCAAG GTCACTGATTACTGCACATACACCAATGTCGGCGAGGAAAATCTGAAATATTTGGTGGCCTCTCATGGTGCAGTTATTGTCGGGATGACGTTTATCAGTGAAGAAgcccaaaacaaatttcaaaatcatggaGGGGGTGTCTTTGATACTTGTTTACA AAAAAGTGACTCAGTCAGGTCACGCCATGCCGTGACCATTGTTGGATATGGCGTTAGCAATGATGTGCCTTATTGGTATGTCAAAAACTCTTGGGGACCGAAATGGGGGGAGGAGGATGGCTACTTCAAAATAAAGCGAGGCGAGAATTGCATGGCGATCGAAAAT gtTGCAGTTGTGTTAGGAATAGCAAAAGTGGACACCAACACTTTCAGCTCTCAAGGAACTTCCGAAACTGTCAATGCTTTTCATTCCGAATTGTAA
- the LOC131891409 gene encoding uncharacterized protein LOC131891409 isoform X2, with protein sequence MASYQLLSMLLALHFGVALAVNNEPNHLEDEWDFIDMDPDYEEKPINLETLQQYDNLDEDMYRSMMLENSWDRTDYEALTPEERAANLKESAKVIKAQNEAFRSNHSSFFCKPTALSILSQEAMAIRMKNQLGPNPEDSVEPFSYFLTSTNQQTPHKDILQRSEERLAKLKKKREKPLAEFHTPSRFLTPAKNQSDCGSCAIFATTAAMETGFLLKNRELTTVDLAEKTLLNCPVDVPGMRGCKGCVSISLPVEYLINHRGGNLPPEGIDPYIGKENPDQCLSEYYNVNVGAKVTDYCTYTNVGEENLKYLVASHGAVIVGMTFISEEAQNKFQNHGGGVFDTCLQLQLC encoded by the exons ATGGCTTCGTATCAGCTCTTGTCCATGTTGTTGGCCCTTCACTTTG GCGTCGCACTTGCCGTGAACAACGAACCCAACCATTTGGAAGATGAATGGGATTTCATTGATATGGACCCCGACTATGAGGAAAAACCTATTAATCTTGAAACACTTCAACAATATGACAATTTAGATGAAGATATGTACAGAAGCATGATGCTCGAGAATAGCTGGGATCGCACTGACTATGAGGCCTTAACTCCAGAAGAAAGAGCGGCCAATTTAAAAGAATCTGCCAAAGTGATCAAAGCCCAGAACGAGGCGTTCAGAAGTAACCACTCGTCGTTTTTCTGCAAGCCCACTGCCCTGTCCATTTTGAGCCAAGAAGCCATGGCGATCCGCATGAAGAATCAATTGGGCCCAAACCCCGAAGACTCTGTTGAGCCATTCTCATATTTTCTAACGAGTACCAATCAACAAACGCCACACAAGGATATCCTTCAAAGGTCGGAGGAGCGCCTGgcaaaactcaaaaagaaaagggaaaaaccCCTTGCCGAGTTTCACACTCCCAGTCGCTTTTTGACTCCAGCAAAAAACCAAAGCGATTGCGGGTCTTGCGCCATTTTTGCCACAACGGCCGCGATGGAAACTGGTTTCTTGTTGAAGAACAGGGAACTAACCACCGTGGATTTGGCAGAAAAAACCCTCTTGAATTGCCCCGTTGACGT CCCTGGAATGAGAGGCTGCAAAGGCTGTGTTAGTATAAGTTTACCCGTTGAATATCTGATTAATCACCGAGGAGGCAACCTTCCCCCTGAGGGCATTGATCCATACATAGGAAAGGAAAATCCAGACCAATGTCTCTCCGAGTATTACAACGTCAATGTGGGGGCCAAG GTCACTGATTACTGCACATACACCAATGTCGGCGAGGAAAATCTGAAATATTTGGTGGCCTCTCATGGTGCAGTTATTGTCGGGATGACGTTTATCAGTGAAGAAgcccaaaacaaatttcaaaatcatggaGGGGGTGTCTTTGATACTTGTTTACA gtTGCAGTTGTGTTAG